One Coffea arabica cultivar ET-39 chromosome 5c, Coffea Arabica ET-39 HiFi, whole genome shotgun sequence DNA window includes the following coding sequences:
- the LOC113690436 gene encoding tabersonine 16-hydroxylase 2-like: protein MEHFFFFCGFLLFIIMAAKSLMKSKPAKLPPGPRKLPIIGNIHQLLGSQSHQILADLAKKYGPLMHLQVGEVSTIVISSAEVAEEVLKKHDIIFASRAFLLSPRILFYDCTDVGFCPYGEYWRQLRKICAIELLSSQRTQTFRSLREAEVLNMIKAISKEEGLAVDFGKKISTMTYSVTALAAFGKRSKYHDDFMSAMEDVVKLMAGFCLPDMYPSVKILETITGMRQKLERLHKRVDQILENILIRHRVRKAESEYGSGEEKEDLVDVLLKVQKSGEFGIPLTDDNLKAVIFDVFGGGGETSSTTTVWAMAEMIKNPAVMKKAQAEVRAIYGKRGTVDESQLHELKYLHAVIKETLRLHPPVSLIPPRECGDQCEIFGYEIPAKSRVYVNLWAIGRDPGNWTEPEKFIPERFLDSKIDFKGSNFNYIPFGAGRRICPGMSFALPMMELPLAQSLFHFDWKLPGALENEELDMTDIFGLTVGRKHDLFLVPTSYHPSSKYQQ, encoded by the exons ATGgagcatttcttcttcttttgtggcTTCCTCCTCTTCATCATCATGGCAGCCAAATCTCTGATGAAATCCAAGCCTGCAAAACTGCCTCCAGGACCAAGAAAATTGCCTATCATAGGAAACATTCACCAGCTTCTTGGCTCCCAATCTCATCAAATCCTTGCAGACTTGGCCAAAAAATATGGACCTCTGATGCACCTACAGGTTGGCGAAGTTTCAACCATAGTTATATCTTCAGCAGAGGTTGCAGAAGAGGTTTTAAAGAAACATGACATCATTTTTGCTTCTAGAGCCTTTCTTCTTTCACCAAGAATACTCTTTTATGATTGTACTGATGTTGGCTTTTGTCCCTATGGAGAATACTGGAGACAACTGAGAAAGATTTGTGCAATAGAGCTTCTAAGCTCTCAACGTACCCAGACATTTCGATCACTTAGGGAAGCAGAGGTCTTAAACATGATCAAAGCAATCTCAAAAGAAGAGGGATTGGCTGTTGATTTTGGTAAAAAGATTTCAACAATGACATATAGCGTCACTGCCTTGGCTGCTTTTGGTAAAAGAAGCAAATATCATGACGATTTCATGTCGGCAATGGAGGATGTTGTAAAGCTTATGGCAGGTTTCTGCTTACCAGACATGTACCCTTCTgtcaaaattcttgaaacaatcACTGGAATGAGGCAAAAGCTGGAGAGGTTGCACAAAAGGGTTGATCAAATACTGGAAAACATCCTCATTAGGCATAGAGTTAGAAAGGCGGAATCAGAATATGGAAGTGGAGAAGAAAAGGAGGATCTCGTGGATGTTCTGCTGAAAGTTCAGAAATCAGGAGAATTTGGAATTCCACTCACTGACGACAATCTCAAAGCAGTCATTTTC GATGTGTTCGGTGGAGGAGGAGAGACATCGTCAACCACAACTGTATGGGCAATGGCTGAAATGATCAAGAATCCAGCAGTCATGAAAAAAGCACAAGCTGAAGTACGTGCAATTTACGGCAAAAGAGGAACTGTTGATGAATCGCAACTTCATGAACTTAAATACTTGCATGCGGTAATCAAAGAAACTCTGAGACTGCACCCTCCTGTTTCACTAATTCCTCCAAGGGAATGCGGTGAccaatgtgaaatttttggatATGAAATACCAGCTAAATCTAGAGTCTATGTTAATCTTTGGGCAATTGGTCGAGATCCCGGGAACTGGACTGAACCTGAGAAGTTCATTCCAGAGAGGTTTCTTGATTCTAAAATTGATTTTAAGGGGTCAAACTTTAATTACATCCCATTTGGTGCTGGAAGAAGGATATGTCCTGGAATGTCATTTGCTTTGCCTATGATGGAGCTACCACTCGCACAATCGTTGTTCCACTTTGATTGGAAACTGCCTGGTGCATTGGAAAATGAAGAACTAGACATGACTGATATCTTTGGCTTGACAGTCGGACGAAAACATGATCTTTTCTTGGTTCCAACTTCTTACCACCCTTCTTCTAAATACCAGCAATAA